A genome region from Bacteroidota bacterium includes the following:
- a CDS encoding PEGA domain-containing protein yields the protein MNSFSVLFLILLIAMHARAESPFAAPDDTTRGYCSLSITSSPPGAEVLLNGKIFGVTPIVCGDLPLGKHILRLRLEGFLDHTDTLTFDSAKVFVRDIQLIEPGTLTITSDPPEADVIIDGSNIGKTPIAGLRMKPGIILLRVTKVHHTPFEQSVVIQQDKEANIAVQLLRRQGSLTVHVTPSNADVFVDGKNIGKGSIENYELEAGRYLISVEEGGHKLQHNIFVPPGSRVEVQATVNQYSLAAFRTSLLAPGLGQFMDGAAAKGIAMMGAFAGSTSFLIASLSDYSTKQENYTLLRQAYRSANTEADALAAGTKALAAHQDMESSFKKRRTAIVLIGVVYAAIVLDAYLHHTRVGSFEAVPQKLFSSLHPVLSADGHSMSVGIQLNF from the coding sequence ATGAACTCTTTCTCTGTTCTCTTTCTCATCTTACTTATCGCAATGCACGCAAGGGCTGAGTCCCCTTTTGCAGCGCCGGATGATACAACACGCGGATACTGCAGCCTGAGCATCACGTCTTCTCCGCCGGGAGCAGAGGTGTTGCTCAATGGGAAGATTTTCGGTGTTACCCCGATCGTGTGCGGCGATCTGCCGCTTGGCAAGCACATATTGCGTTTGCGGCTCGAGGGCTTTCTGGATCATACCGACACGTTGACGTTTGATTCGGCTAAAGTGTTCGTCAGAGATATCCAGCTCATTGAGCCCGGAACGTTGACAATTACTTCCGACCCTCCGGAGGCGGATGTGATTATTGACGGCTCGAACATCGGAAAGACGCCGATTGCCGGACTTCGCATGAAGCCGGGAATCATCTTGCTTCGCGTGACAAAAGTGCATCATACCCCGTTCGAGCAGAGTGTTGTGATCCAGCAGGACAAGGAAGCAAATATTGCCGTTCAGCTTCTGCGAAGGCAAGGTTCGTTGACGGTTCACGTCACGCCTTCAAACGCCGACGTGTTTGTTGACGGAAAGAATATCGGGAAAGGTTCGATCGAAAATTATGAACTTGAAGCCGGCAGGTACTTGATCTCTGTTGAGGAAGGCGGCCACAAGCTGCAGCACAACATCTTCGTTCCTCCCGGTTCGAGAGTGGAAGTACAGGCAACGGTCAACCAGTATTCTCTCGCGGCCTTCCGGACATCGCTTCTGGCCCCGGGCTTGGGACAGTTCATGGACGGAGCGGCTGCAAAGGGAATCGCTATGATGGGAGCCTTCGCTGGAAGCACATCATTTCTGATTGCTTCACTCAGCGACTACTCGACAAAGCAAGAGAACTACACACTTCTCCGGCAGGCATACCGTTCGGCAAACACGGAGGCGGATGCACTCGCCGCCGGAACCAAGGCGCTGGCGGCTCATCAGGATATGGAATCGAGTTTCAAGAAGCGGAGAACGGCCATCGTGCTTATCGGCGTGGTGTATGCAGCAATAGTTCTCGATGCGTATCTGCATCACACGCGCGTCGGGAGTTTCGAGGCTGTGCCTCAGAAACTCTTCTCATCTCTGCACCCTGTCCTTTCCGCCGATGGGCATTCGATGTCGGTCGGCATTCAATTGAACTTCTGA